tttaaatataggaaaacaGCATTAGCAACCATAATCTATCTTTGAATTTGTGATTTAGAGAGCATTTGTCATATCCTGAGGCATAGGTATATCAAGATATACAGGTAATCATTTGAagtgaatttttatctttttcccttgtttttgaCTATTATTAGACTATTTGTTTGTACCTAAGGTTACTTCAGTCCTCATGGACAACAGCCCAAGAATCTTCACTTATGGCACCATAATTGACTTTACGATTACTCCTCTCCCAGTGGAATCCATCACGGAGGATGAGCAAAAATTCAATGGTGAAATATCCTGAGGAAGGTTTCACAGGCTTTAAATAACTAACATCATCTTAAACACGACTACCCATACTCGAGTTCATGATCATGGACTCTGGACGATGCAAGTTGCTATGGTCTTTAAATATCCATGTTTACCCAAGTATATTTATCTTAAAACACCTAAGGTGTAACAGAATTCAGGAAAGGGATTTCCCTTTATGTATATCAGTGAAGTTTACTTGCATTATCTAAACAGTGAGATCTCTTGAATCGATGGAGCCTTGGTGGAAAGTCATTCACTGCAGTGTAAGGATTGGAATATTCACTaccttctttctctgcctcaaaaagaagtttaaatgactgtgatatttgttaaatgagtgttaatggaaatgaaatatttataatgaggcaataaaaatgtatatattgggagaatggctttgacctgagaaaaggaaaatatttgaaaattccaTTAGAGAACTTTATCTTCACTTAGTGATTTTTGGATGTTATTAACTATGCCaatgttgtctattttattgtattttcaaaGATGGCCtacatgaataaagaaaatgaaatatattgagctaaaataaggtaaaaatattttcaatttatttactaCTGTCATGTAATGAATCAAACACTAACTTCGCTCTCATGAGGGCTATAAACACTATCATATACATTACATGAGATATATTCATTTTAGATAATGTGCATTCTACAATTTTAGATGAAGAAAGTCTCTAGCTATACATAGTTTAAGAATAGAAATTTAGAATGTGAGTGATTTTAGGCAATAAAATAGGCTAATTTCTTGCAGAAATCCCTGCCAgttatgatttaaataaaataaccaaagAACATCTTTTCACTGCTTAATAGAATTACAGTATAAGAAGCCTACTGACTTCTACTttaaattcttgcatcttcctgaCATTAAAATTGTTTTGTATGCAATATCTTATTAAGCAGTAAATAATTTAATTCTACATTTAAGAAAGTATTAATAGCACTAGAATCAAAGCcacagtttcatttattttgcctTGTGCTTCTCAGCAGATTTCTGCCATGGGTGACAGGGTTGGCTTCAGGGTCCGCCCAGAGTTTCacatcctcctcttcctgcttttTCTACTTGTCTATGCCATGATCCTTCTAGGAAATATTGGCATGATGGTCATTATTATGACTGATCCCCGGCTGAACACACCAATGTATTTCTTCCTAGGCAACCTGTCTTTCGTTGATCTCTTCTATTCATCTGTTATTGCACCTAAGGCTATGATCAACATCTGGTCTGAGAGCAAGTCCATCTCCTATGCAGGCTGTGTGACACAGCTGTTTCTCTTTATCCTCTTCATTGTGACCGAGGGGTTTCTCCTGGCAGTCATGGCTTATGACCGCTTCATTGCCATCTGCAACCCACTCCTCTACTCTGTGCAGATGTCAGCACATCTCTGTGTTCAATTTGTGGCTGGTTcctatttttttggctgtatcaGCTCAGTTCTTCAGACCATCATGACATTTACTTTATCCTTTTGTGCTTCTCGGAACATTGACCATTTTTACTGTGATGAGCGTCCACTTCTGAGGATTTCTTGTTCTGATCTCTACATTCCTAATATGGTATCCTTTTTCCTATGCACCATTATCATTTTGCCTACCATAATTGTCATTACTgtgtcttatatatatattgtatccACAGTTCTAAAAATACGCTCCACTGAGGGGCGAAAGAAAGTCTTCTCCACTTGCAGCTCTCACCTGGGAGTCGTGAGTGTACTGTATGGTGCCATCATCTTTATGTATGTCATCCCTGACAGATTTCCTGAGCTGAGTAAAGTGGCCTCCTTGTGTTACACCCTGGTCACTCCCATGTTGAATCCTTTGATTTACTCTCTGAGAAACAAAGATGTCAAAGAAGCTCTGAGGAAGATCCTGgggaaaaaactatttttatttaattctatattAACTGAAAATAGAGTTAAGTAAACGTAATATTCTGAAAGTGCTAAGCTTTATAATAACTTAGAGAATCACTGattcaaatctatttttaatatttgtttattttaattggaggttaattactttacaatattgtattggttttgccatacatcaacatgaatccgcgaCAGGTATAAACGtattccccatgctgaaccctctcCGACCTCCCTCCTTGAACCATTCCGCTGCGTCctcccagtgaaccagccccaagcatccagtatcatgcatcgaacctggactggtgattcgttttatatatgatattacacatgtttcagtgccattctcccaaatcatcccaccatctccctctcctacagagtccaaaagactgttctctacatctgcgtctcttttgctgtctcgcttacagggttatcattaccatctttctaaattctgtatacGATTCAAAACTtaagagactttatttgtttgaatCGCATATATGAAGAATATATACTTTGAAAGATGTATTTGGAACTAATCAGAATACATACATCAGGAAGATGGACTCTATTTTGTCTGGCTGTTGATTTTGGAATGGACTGACTTTCTCTGTACTTTCTTTTGAATAATGATAATGGTTTCCATGTAATTTGTTTTTAGGACATATATATACCAACTTCTGACACTTTGAGGCTATTGTTTGGGATGCATTGTTTATCTTCTGTCAGTatcatatgttttatatatatatatatatgtttatatatatatgtttatatatatatatgtttatatatatatacacttggtgtatatatatatatatatatatacacttggtAAAGGTAACACAGTCTGATGTATTAAGAAAGACAGAACAAAATACCAGATTTACTAAAGAAATCTTTGTGAATGTCTAGTGAGAGAATCAGATACTCTGCAGTACACAGTCTCAAGTGTGAAACGTAAGTAACTCTTAATTTTCCAGAGGTTAACCAAGTGACACATTTATCTCATGTGTTCTCTGGCTTGAGTCATTATTATTTCTCCCCTTCATTTGAATATATACTAAGCtgataaattgttttttaaaattgtaccTGTTCACAAGGAAATtgtaataaaagtaaacaagagTAAAGATAAttcatattttgttatatatgcCTTAGTGAGAATTCATTAGTCAAATTAATActtacttaatttttatatactctGTGCCCTATAAAAATTCccaattttaaatgatttctgtACTTGAGCTCACATTAATTGATGGAAAAAACAGCTAAATGGATAGCTATTAATAAAATGTCATATGATAAACCCAGTGaataaagtgagtgaaagttgctcaattatATCTGaatttgcaactctatggacagtccatggaattctctagtccaggatactggagtgggtatctcctcccttctccaggggatcttcccaaacaagggattgaacccaggtcttccacattgcaggcagattcattaccagctaagccacaagggtaGAAATTATGAAGACAGAGCAGCTTCTATAGATGAGTGATATAAATGACCAGGGAAAAATTCATAAGTAAATTTGTAAACATAAATAAACCTCagcaaagataaatagaaaacTTTCTGTGCAAAGGCAATTAAATAATGATATGTTAAACTTCCAAAAATTTAATTCCTGATATTAATGTAAAAGAGAGGGAGTGAAATTTAAGACTTAAAAGGAAATTCATGGAAATTGTGTACATCTATATAAGAAGACAAGGAGGTTGACTTATTTTCTGCAGATCACAGGGAAGCAATAgggatttttctttaaagaatatattgTGTTCAAACcgacattttagaaaaatcatgTTGGTAACTTGTGGAAGATAAATATTCATAGAAGAAGATAATCACTGTCTTATGACAGTGGAGAGAGGGAATACCTTTAAAATTACAGATAAACTAAACTGAATATTAATTAATGGTTGATAAAGCTAAAACAAGGTAGAAGTGAGTAATGACTTCTAATGTTTGAGCATCTCTAACTGGGGAAATACCACctaacaaaatgagaagaaaagtatgaataataatagttaatCATTAAGAGTTAACAAAATAAAGTCAGATCAGACTGAGCTTTCTCATCCTGGTTTGCCTGTGTGCTTGATAGTCAACTGTCTTGACTTTACAGAAACTCTTATTTCTCAGTTTAATAAAAGAATACTAAGGTCCAGTGAGCAAAGAACCTGTGCCTGGGATTTAGGTGAGGTGAAACTGAAAAGAATTACGAATTTCTTGAAGGCTTGTTCCATTATAGGACTCAGCTCGTTGCATGAAAGATTCTGTATTTTACAAGCAAAAGGGTGCTAGTAAAACATGCCTAAATAAACTGAAGACCACATTTATCTAAAACACTATTACTACTTTAATCTCATCTTGTGGCATCCcattacatttataattataGCTAATTGTAGAGTCATAACTAGCTAATTTTACTAAATGGGAGTGTTCATGGTATTTAATCCTCACTCAGCTGCTGCTACACTAAcaacaattatatttaaaaatttagccTCCTTTTAATGTTCCATTTTTAATATAGGAAATATCTAAATAAATTGTtagttaaaaataacaaatatatcaTTATTATGAATAAGCAAaactaaattttctattttattgtgcAGCTTCCTATTCTTCCAGTGAagatgaaatctttaaaaaaaaaaaatgtttctgaattaTTGCTCAAACATATAAATTCTTGGATCTGAAGAAGACCtgcacattatttttttaaacactttattgaggaataattgGTTTGAAATAAACAGTATGTATTTAAATTGAAGAACTCTGTGAGTTTTGTGGCCAATGAAATCACCACCAcatcaagatacagaatatttccttcatttccaAATGGTTGATTAGGCCTCTTTTCAAGCCATTCTTCCCTCCAAACCCATCTCCAGATAACCAGTGATCTGGATGGTATGTAATAGAATCATAGAGCATGTCATCTTTTCTCTCAGGCTTCTTCGCTGTGTAAAATGATTTTCAGATTTCTTCATTTTGTCATGTATAAGTAAcccattctttttattgctgagtaattttccactttccattgtacatatataccaaaTTTTGTTTATGCACTCTTAAATAAATGGGCAATTGATGTTTGATCAGCTTTTAGATATTGCGAATACAGCTGATATGTGTTCATATGTGTTTGCCTAGTTTGTTTTCCTTATCTTTGCTGATTTTTGAAGTTTGAGATTCTGAGATCTCATAATATATATGTTTGATTTGAAGAGACTACCAGggaaatatctgaaaataaagaacaaacaaagaAATTATTTGCTGAACAAAATCTACTAAATCTCAGGAAGACTGAGAATCTATGACATTTGAGCCAGAACCCACTCCTTCCCTGCCATCTCTCGTCCCAACAGAGCTGAAAGTGCACTCAGGCAAGTACAGGCAGGGACATAGAGATGCCACTGCCCCTGGGTCACAGTCAAAGGCTACGATGTCCCCTTGATTGTTGTTGCTGCAAACATTACTTGTCCCCTCCAGCTCCACATTGAACAAGGTCTATTCAATGCAAGAGTAGCTAAAACATATGATGATCTCTACCCAGCCCCCATTCAAAAGCTCTACCCTAAGAATgccaggccaagagtactgggCCCCAATTCCAGCTGCTCCCATTCTCTTAAAGGACAGAAGTTTTGTGTTCAGAACACCATAGGCTAGTGATCGCACTCAGAAAACTTCTTGTAAAGCAGGAGTGTCATTCTAAGCAAACTGGACCATTGTGCCTGCTTGTTGGTTTTACCTAGAAAGCAACTTGTACCATGATAGTGGAGGCCTCCACAGCTCTCTCCACTTGAACTGACTCTATTTAGAAAAACATGTGTAGGCAATTCAAGCTTATGGGAACTCcaaaacttaataaatatttggtataAGCAATTAAGAGGAGACTAGTGGTCGCATGAGAGTAATAAGCTAACTGTAGACCAACCACAAGGCTATCTGGTGCACAGGGCCTTGCTAAGTAAGTTTGGttcatttagtcactcagtcatatctgactctttgcaaccccatgacctgcaacacaccaggcttctctgtccatcaccaactcccagagtccacccaaacccatgtccattgagtcggtggcaccattcaaccatctcatcctctgtcatccccttctcctcctgcccccactctttcccagcatcagggtcttttcaaataagtcagcttttcacatcaggtagccaaagtattagagtttcatctttatcatcagtccttccaatgaacacccaggactgatctccttttggatggactggttggatctccttgcagtccacgagattctcaagagtcttttccaacaccacagttcaaaagcatcaattcttcaccactcagctttctttatagtccaaatctcacattcatacatgacgactggaaaaaccataactttgactacacagaccattcttgacaaagtaatgtctctgctttttaatatgctgtctaggttggtcataactttccttccaaggactaagggtcttttaatttcatagctgcaatcaccatctgcagtgattttggagcccagagaaatagtcggccactgtttccccatctatttgtcatgaagtgacgggaccggatgccataatcttagttttctgaatgttaagcttttggccaactttttcactctcctctttcactttcatcaagaggctctttagttcttcacttactgccagaagggtggtgtcatgtgcatatctgaggttattgatatttctcccggcaaacttgatttcaacttgtgcttcctccagcccagcatttctcatgatatactctgcatcagatcagttcagttcagttgctcagtcgtgtccgattctttgcgaccccatgaaccgtggCATTCCagtccttcctgtccatcaccaactcccagagttcacccaaaccaacgtccatcgagtcagtgatgccatccagccatctcatcctttgttatccccttctcctcctgcccccaatcccacccagcatcagagtcttttccaatgagtcaactctttgcatgaggtggccaaagtactggagtttcagccttagcatcattccttccaaagaaatcccagggctgatctccttcagaatggactggctagatctccatgcagtccaagggactctcaagagtcttctccaacaccacagttcaagtattctgcatataaataaataaattaataaatcggGTGACAACATACGGctctgatgtactccttttcctatttggaaccagtctgttgttccatgtccagttctaactgttgcttcctgacctgcatacagatttctcaagaggcgggtgaggtggtctggtattcccatctatttcagaattttccacagtttattgtgatccacacagtcaatggctttggcatagtcaataaagcagaaataaatgtttctctggaactctcttgagcTAACTATGTGCTGATGGTTGCAGTTGCACTCCCAACCTGGTCATTTTCTGGCCTGAGGTGATCCAGCCCTCAggtctacaggctctatggtcAGATTGATGGCAAACTCTAAGAGGGTTTACACCAAAGGGGACCTTTCCAGACATCTGCTGACAGTCCCGCCGTCCCTGTGGTCAGTCCCTGCTGACTGACGCCTCCTCAGGACACCCTCCAACAAAAGCAGGTAGTTCGGTCAGTTTCCTGTgaagtcactgctcctttcttatAAGTCTtggtgcacaaggttttgtttgttcctttAAACAGAAGTCTCTGTTTGCCCTAGTCCTGTGTAATCTTGTAATCAACTCTTGcaggccttcaaggtcagattccctggggattcctaaTCCCTTTGTCAGGTCCCCAGGttggaagcctgatgtggggtttTGAACCTACACAACAGGAGAagttctttggtattattgttctccagtttgtgggtcactgACCAGTGAatttgggatttgattttataatGGTTGTGCCCCTCCTACTCTCTTACtgtggcttctttgtctttggatgtggagtATCTGTTTTTAGTAGGTTCTGACATCCTCCTGgcaatggttgttcagcaactTGTGATTTTAGTgttctcacaggaggagatgagtgcacatccttctactctgccatatTGAACTGGAAGCTGCctatatctttttgaatcatggttttctGTGGGGTGACTTTGAAGTAACGTAGGTATTAGCAAGATCAGACTGTCATAGCTGCATCTGTGATTGCAAGGCATGAGAAGAGGTGGTATTAAAGTATCACAGAAGCCTGGAAATCTCTTCAAGATTGAGAACCATGGTGAGGTTTGCCCACTAGATGCTAGAACCAAAATAAGAAACAATCCAAGAAGcatactgaaagagaaagaaataccttCTCTTCTTACATCCTGACTTCTACCTTTATACTGTTAAAGCAGCTATAGACAAAAGGTAAATGAATGAGTGTATGATTTGCTCTAGAGGCTATAGTTGTATGATCACTACTCTAGAATATACAAAGATTCCACAACAATTATCTTGGGAAATAAGAAACCATTTCTTCTAGTGCAAATTTGCATAATGCATTCTGTTAACTTCCTTTATCTAATGagtttttattttgccttcatgtTCATTAAAACAGAACATGTTTTTCCTGGATATAGTGTTTTCATTTGGTCTTAAATTGTCCTATCTTTTACCACTTTAAAGATAGTATTCTATTgtcttctgttttaaatttttctaaccAAAATCTATGCTTTAGTTTTTGCTTgataatatataatgtttttttttctttttgttgctttgACAGTATTTTTCATccattttcagaaatgttttcctCCTGTGACttcattccattttctttctgttccttttacTTGGGTTTTTGTGAATTTTCTTGTATCTGCGTGTTTAGAGTTGCTATCCACTTTCAAAAGAAATTTTGACCATTATAGTTTCTAATATTTTCTAATCAGCTCCTTTCTaattatatttgtaatattttctcaGTTATCACTGAAAGtctgttaggtttttttttttttaatttttaactctaTGATTGTGTTTGATTTGTTTCAATTGCTTTTtattcatgtttaaatttttcttgaattgtttcctttttctcaggAATTACAGTCATTTACTGCTTGTTGTACAGTATCTATGTATGGTTGGTTAATTTAATTTCTACAAAGTTTAGATTTTGTCATGGAAGCCAGATCTCATAGTAATTAATAGCTCATGAGTAGATGTGGAAGCATCTTAAGTTCTGTATTTTTTCAATGTTAtctgaattttatatttgtagTATAACACACATTTCAGTGAGAATGTATTCTTTGTATATTGAAGTGCATTCATTGTTAATATTGTGGTTATATCTTTTGAAGCTAAATTATTGATGGGGGTTGTGGCAAAGATGACAGAGTAGGAAGACCTTGAGCTTACCTCCTCCCACAGATACACCAAAATTGCAACCACTTACAAAGCAGCTATCTCTATATATATAACCTAAGTACTGTCAGAAATATTTCTCACATCTAAGGACCTGAAGTACGAAAAATAATGAGGTGGATAGGATAGGCAGAGAGACATTATAGTCAGGACTGACACCTCTGGGTGAGCAACTCACAAATGGAAGGAACATCATATGTAGACGTCCTTGCCAGTGAACACACAGCTGTTCAACATCCCCACATTAGGCTTCTGTGTCCAGGAGGGCTTGCACAGGGAAGATAAGCCCTCAGAAAATCTAGCTTTGATAGCCTGCAAGCTTTCTATTTGGAAAAGCTGGAAGGCTATAGGAAACAGAATCTTCACTCTTTAACCGTGCATACAAAATGTCACACACTCTAAGTCCCAGTACACAAGCACTAATTTGAAAGAGGCATGGGTCAGACCCACCTGATCATCTTGGAGAGCCTCCTGGATAGGCTGAAGGCAACTGAGACTCCCCGTTGGAAAGGGAATACTGGAAGTAGCCATTTAGAAGTACCAATTTTGAGGAGCTCTTTCTACTGTGATGACATCAGCCTACCAAGTGTCATTTTGGAAACTTAAACCTATCAGTATGGAGGACATACCCACCCATGCTCAGTTCGAGCAGGTCATTTCCAGCTCAAACTCCATTGAGCTGTGCAGACAGCAAATCAGGGACCCATCGCCACCCCCAGGAGGCCAACACCAGCCTGACTATCCCTTGGCTAAGCAGACAGCTGCATGAGGACCTGGCCCTACTCTCCCTTGGGCTACTAGCAGCACTACCTACCACCCCTGGCTACTCAACCAATCATGAGGATGGAATCCCTTACCCTCCAGGGGTTTCAAAGCAAATGTACAATGTATAGCCACATAGCCAACTCAGCTGGGGTCAAATCACACCTGCCAGCATGCCTAATATACTAACTCCTACCATTACAGAAGGGTACACATGTCCCATATGAGGGCTACACTATGGCCTATACCTCTGATGCCCAAATGAGAGAATGCTTCTTGACCTCATTGGATGTTTCCTACACAAAGTCACTTCTCCAAGATTGAAAACTGTAAGTGATGTACACAGGAAAATACATAGAGAACTGGGAAAAataagaagacagagaaatacattcCAGATGATGAAATAAGACAACACCTCCAAAAATGAACTAAACGGAGAGGAGATAATCAAT
Above is a genomic segment from Bos indicus isolate NIAB-ARS_2022 breed Sahiwal x Tharparkar chromosome 5, NIAB-ARS_B.indTharparkar_mat_pri_1.0, whole genome shotgun sequence containing:
- the LOC109558484 gene encoding olfactory receptor 9K2-like, whose protein sequence is MGDRVGFRVRPEFHILLFLLFLLVYAMILLGNIGMMVIIMTDPRLNTPMYFFLGNLSFVDLFYSSVIAPKAMINIWSESKSISYAGCVTQLFLFILFIVTEGFLLAVMAYDRFIAICNPLLYSVQMSAHLCVQFVAGSYFFGCISSVLQTIMTFTLSFCASRNIDHFYCDERPLLRISCSDLYIPNMVSFFLCTIIILPTIIVITVSYIYIVSTVLKIRSTEGRKKVFSTCSSHLGVVSVLYGAIIFMYVIPDRFPELSKVASLCYTLVTPMLNPLIYSLRNKDVKEALRKILGKKLFLFNSILTENRVK